A stretch of the Panicum virgatum strain AP13 chromosome 9N, P.virgatum_v5, whole genome shotgun sequence genome encodes the following:
- the LOC120687666 gene encoding transcription repressor OFP8-like: MKATTKKKRQKKAPARGFMCGCGGAKSVSTVSRAAVSICAVTTTPMKATTSTAAPALKPASPSAAKTAAAVAGRRDADAANAEGSPSVDSLLRQLRELERGVRALGVREREGGGGGGDGSEPGATRPRRHGRSASDWGVGRLESESVAVVTESEDPLGDFRRSMVQMIVENGITGGAELRGLLQRFLSLNAACHHHLILRAFADVWEELFAGGGHAHAHAPAPAPPLPGAEKISSSYSYSSIASSSKRRPHAQPAAGADTLTRSRPVS, from the coding sequence ATGAAAGCGACGACCAAGAAGAAGAGGCAGAAGAAGGCGCCAGCGCGCGGGTTCAtgtgcggctgcggcggcgccaagTCGGTCTCCACCgtctcccgcgccgccgtcaGCATTTGCGCTGTCACGACGACGCCGATGAAAGCCACCACCTCAACGGCAGCGCCCGCGCTGAAGCCAGCGTCGCCGTCCGCAGCCAAGACGGCGGCTGCCGTGGCGGGCCgccgcgacgccgacgccgccaacGCTGAGGGCTCGCCCAGCGTGGACTCGCTGCTGCGGCAGCTCCGCGAGCTGgagcgcggcgtgcgcgcgctgGGCGTCCGGGagcgggagggcggcggcggcggcggcgacggcagcgaGCCAGGAGCGACAAGGCCGCGGCGGCACGGGCGGAGCGCCAGCGACTGGGGCGTCGGGCGGCTGGAGTCCGAGAGCGTGGCGGTGGTGACGGAGTCGGAGGACCCGCTGGGCGACTTCCGGCGGTCGATGGTGCAGATGATCGTGGAGAACGGGATCACGGGCGGCGCCGAGCTGCGGGGGCTGCTGCAGCGGTTCCTGTCGCTGAACGCGGcgtgccaccaccacctcatCCTCCGCGCCTTCGCCGACGTCTGGGAGGAGctcttcgccggcggcggccacgcgcacgcgcacgcgccggcgccggcgccacctctccccggcgcggagAAGATCTCGTCGTCGTACTCGTACAGCAGTATAGCTAGCAGCAGCAAACGCCGTCCACATGCacagccggcggccggcgctgaCACGTTGACCCGCAGCCGCCCTGTAAGCTAA
- the LOC120687806 gene encoding uncharacterized protein LOC120687806 isoform X2 gives MATVTTLAASPLSGHLLHHCQRGRLQAKPQPQPQRLPPRTARLYCALDGGAGEVSAPPAPPAAEEQAPQEQPHDFNLLAANRSEFNEIILVIDSAAARYLVLDHNKNIHSVLPKTTVWTNSYWDEFVSLPPVVPLGPVALLGCWDCSTSDAKVLALVATCWLGD, from the exons ATGGCCACCGTCACGACCCTAGCAGCCTCCCCGCTCagcggccacctcctccaccattgCCAGCGCGGTCGCCTCCAAGCCAAGCCCCAGCCCCAGCCGCAGCGTCTCCCACCGCGCACCGCGCGGCTCTACTGCGCGCTGGACGGAGGCGCCGGCGAGGTCTCGGCCCCTCCCGCTCCcccggccgccgaggagcaggcgccGCAAGAGCAGCCGCATGACTTCAACCTTCTCGCCGCCAACCGAAGCGAGTTCAACGAGATCATCTTGGTCATCGACTCGGCCGCCGCGCGATACCTCGTCCTGGACCACAACA AGAATATCCACAGCGTTCTCCCCAAGACCACTGTTTGGACAAACTCCTACTGG GATGAGTTTGTGAGCCTGCCGCCGGTTGTTCCACTTGGTCCTGTTGCACTCCTAG GGTGCTGGGACTGCAGCACATCTGATGCTAAAGTTTTGGCCTTGGTTGCAACTTGTTGGCTGGGAGATTGA
- the LOC120687806 gene encoding uncharacterized protein LOC120687806 isoform X1, whose product MLKFWPWLQLVGWEIDPMIVELSRQFFGMSDLEKATESGGSLSVHIGDALSPSATVEGGFAGIVVDLFCDGKVIPQLQEVETWLQIAKKLMPGGRIMVNCGGADFEESLSSSWVQNPTVKALCSAFPGQLNWKRLSEKESVNYVALTGPLPDLDEWSASVPSELSTKVKQSVPCELA is encoded by the exons ATGCTAAAGTTTTGGCCTTGGTTGCAACTTGTTGGCTGGGAGATTGATCCTATG ATAGTTGAATTGTCAAGGCAATTTTTTGGTATGTCTGATTTAGAGAAGGCCACAGAATCTGGTGGTTCACTTTCTGTGCACATTGGTGATGCACTTTCTCCATCAGCTACAGTAGAAGGAGGATTTGCTG GAATTGTTGTAGATTTGTTTTGTGATGGAAAGGTCATACCTCAGCTGCAAGAA GTTGAAACTTGGTTGCAAATTGCAAAAAAGCTAATGCCAGGTGGTCGTATTATGGTTAATTGTGGTGGAGCGGACTTTGAAGAATCTCTTTCATCGTCCTGGGTTCAAAACCCTACAGTTAAAGCACTATGTTCTGCATTTCCCGGGCAG CTAAACTGGAAGAGGCTATCGGAGAAAGAAAGTGTAAACTATGTCGCTCTGACGGGTCCTCTTCCAGACTTGGATGAGTGGTCTGCCTCAGTTCCTAGTGAGCTAAGCACGAAAGTGAAACAATCGGTGCCTTGCGAGCTTGCGTGA